From the genome of Hippocampus zosterae strain Florida chromosome 8, ASM2543408v3, whole genome shotgun sequence:
TACCCGCAGGCCCAGACGCACGGCCAGCCGCAGCCCGCCCCGCAGGCGCTGCCCATCCAGCCTGGCGGGCCGCCCGTGGCCTTGCCTGCTCCGCCGGTGCATCTACCGCAGGGCCAGCCCGCGGTACTCACTGATGGACAGATGAAGGTGAGTCTCGAAATATAGTCTCCAATTGGGGTTTTGCACATTAAGACAGAGGTACCTTGTCTGAGAATTGAATTTGTTCCATAAccaaaattgtttgtgtgtgtctttccaGGCGGTCCTGAAGTCCCCCATGCCGAGCCGCCTGATAGCCCCTGCACCAGCCTCCAACCAGGGCCACATCCCCATGCCCTCCAAGGTCCCGGGCCACATGACGTCGGCCCCGGAGAGCAGCAGCGCCACCACGCTTTCTATTCCCGTGGCCACCATCAGCGGACAGCAGGTGAGCATATGATGTCATTGTTACACTCAAAAAGGACTTGGTGATTAATCAAGTTTTGATTTCATGTTCAGGCCATTTTACTGAGCACTACATTCAAATGTGTTCACAATGAATctgattggcttttttttgtgtgtgtgtcagggtcACGCCAGTAATTTGCACCAACTGATGTCGGCCAACATCCAGATCATTCGAGGCAGCGGCCCCACGTTGCAGATCGGGACCCCTGCCGTGCCGCCGCAGACCTTCACGTCGCATCTACCACGAGGTACCGTGCATGTTAATTTGACAGCGACATATGCTTTCAACACAATACGGAGGGAGAATTTGTGTTAGATTGAACACCCCTCTCCGAGCATTGTCATACCCTGACACGCAGGTGTCTCAGAAAGAATGAAACTTTGCCACTGAACCACCGACCAAGGAGTCCCTTAAGTCGGTACACATTGGCAAAAATGCACAATTTCAagaatttacattttgaaaagggttTTATTCAGTTAGAATCTGATCAGATAAAAATGTCAGTGTTATTGTCAGGATATTTGTGAGGATTCATAATTTAGCTCATCCAAATATTTTATTCTGTAGTACCTGTAAATTTTTTACCCTGTAGTACCTGTTTAGTATCTCTTCGTGAAGTCAGCTTTACTTGTACAGCATTTAATCACAAAATAGTCTCAAGGGGGTTCACATATTCAAGTGTTGGTGTGATCAGCGTGAGAGTTCATTTAGAAAAAGACAAGGTTTACAAATTTGAGAGTTAAGAAATAAGTCATAAGTTGAGATATAAACATTTCGACAGAGGTAGCTGCTCTATTTTCCATGGTTTGAGGAATTGAATCCTCCACACCAAAGTACCCTGTTTACAACCATGAAACGGGTTATGTCAGTGGTctccaaccctttatttccttTGCCCTTTGCACTTTTACACAATGAAAGTATTGCAATAGATTTTTAGAAACATGAACGGAGGAACGTTTATTTAGATTGCAAAttccattttgtgtattttcctcCATAGGCGCAGCTGCAGCCGCGGTCATGTCCAGCTCCAAAACGGTCCTCCGACCGGCCACCGGAGCAGGCGCGGGCCCAGGCCAGCCCACCGTGCAGCACATCATCCACCAGACGATTCAGGTACTGCGTTGTGCACCAAtaacatctttttttgtgttatgtgtATCTATAACACGTCTTTCACTTTGCCTCCGCAGTCTCGTCCGGCTGTGACGACATCCACGTCTGTGCTTCCCACCGTGGTGGCACCCATTTCAGCCACGAGGACCCAGTCTCCCGTCATCAGTCCCACCGCCACGCACTCTGCAGAAGTGGCTCACGGGTAAGATGACACGACGCCTGTCTTCATTTGCGAACGTGCGGTCACCTTGTGTCAACATTCAAGTTGCTCTTCCAGGCGCCCCGGCCTCACCATTCACCCGCCGCCGGCCAGCATCAGCATCCAGAGGCCTCAGACGTCACGTGACACGGCCACGCGCATCACGCTGCCGTCGCACCCGGCCATCGGCGCTCAGAAACCTCAGCCGCCGCACACCATGGCGCAGGTTACTCGCCTCCATGACAAATGAAAGAGTTTTTTATTTCGGAGACAGAAAATGTGAATGCTCTGTTCTGACCTCACAGAAGCCCATCTTCAGTACCGTCACGCCAGTCGCGGCGGCCACCGTGGCGCCCATCGTCGCCACCAACACGGTGCCCTCGACCACCTCTATAGGTACAGATTCAAAATCACAAGAAAGACGCAAGtgccaaaaagtttgggatcTTGGgcttttcaggtgaaatttcccaataatacaaaaaaagtgtgtgtttcAGGTTCCATGCCGCACACCCAAATGAGCAGCAACACTATTGTCACCATGACGATGGCCTCCCACTCGTCGCACGCCACCGCCGTCACTACCTCCGCCATCCCCGTCGGTGAGTTGGGTTTCCCTGGTTATTTTGGCATTCCCACTTTCCCTCGCTTTCAACTCACCTCGGTGTCGCCCGCAGCCAAAGTGGTGCCTCAACCCATCGCCCACTCGTCATCTCGCGTGCAGCCCGACTACCCCGGGGAGAGGGCCAACCTCATCCCCATCCAGGGCCATCGCTCCTCGCCCAACCCTGTCACCATGGAGCCGAGAAGTGACAACAGGTGAACTAAACTGTCAACTTTTGGCGAAACATCACCTTTGCTATATTGGGGCAAAGTATCACCCAAGGGTTACAACATTGACCAATTaaaggtcaaataaataaaacaaataagtcaCTGCCGTGGGTGTTTATACCTGTCAACTAGTATCCAAACGTAAAGCCCCAGGCCTGAAAAGATGGTGACGTTGTTTCGCTTTGGAGATATGgccagcacagcttttgagtggaAGATAAAGATATTTGAATGAATCTCGACTTGTTCTGTCAATTATGATAAGAGTCATAATTGAACAGAGTACATGTCATGGTCGTTGTTAGAAAGTGTGTGTCGTACTTTTGAGAAACGAGGACGGAGTTCATGGAATGAATGATGGacaccatgtaaaaaaaaaaaaaaagccatgaaaCTCGAGCCATGGTTTTgaggttgtttttcttctgcaaATAAATTATGTTGCCATCAAAAGCCttgacaaatgaccattaaaaaaaaaactttttttgttatcGAATTGGTGTTGTGTCTTTTCATGTACAGGTGAGCAATGCTACTGTATGTACAGGCTAACCTTTTTTGTCCTTTAATTTTCAAGGCCCCCCGTTCCGGTGCAGTTCCAGTATTTCCTGCCGACGTACTCGTCGTCGTATCCCTTGACTCACACCTACACCCCCATCAGCAGCTCTGTGTCCACTATCCGTCAGTATCCTGGTATGAAGCTCCACAAACGTGcacacccaccccaaaaaaattgtcaattttTGATTACtctaaaaaaagcaaatatcaGCCAATTAAAATCGGCCTGCTGATTAATCGTTCGAGCAGTTCCATGAACATAAAGCGTTGGGAAAAAATTAAGACTAAAAACATtggactgtatttttttttctctactttgACTTAAAAGTGTCTCCTACTTTCCAAGTGACTCCTCAAGCTCCAAGTAACGCGCTGCCTACCCAGGCTGGCGTCGGGGTGGCCACCACCGTGCACCTCAACCACATGCAGCTGATGGCAGTGGACCGCATTGGCTTGCCGTCGGCACAGATCAGCACCCAGGGCATTCAGCCGACACCCATCGCCACGCAGGGCATTCAATCGGCGCCCATTGGCGTCCAGGGCCTTCACCCGGGTACGGCGGCCATCGGCGCGCCAGGCCTCCAGCAGGGTGCCGGCTCCGCTCAGCAGCAGCAACCGCCCACCGAAGCAAAATCGGGTACCGTGTTCCCTTGAATATTTATTGTTCATTATTCATAAATTCACATTTCATCCGTGGAATCTAACACCAGCTattgactgcaaaaaaaattatgaacgttttttttctgctctttctGCTACTGGAGTATGCTTATTGGAAAGTAGTACAGTAAATGGTTTCAAAGGATGACATGACTCAACCTTTTAAACCCCATCTAGGCGTGGTGTTGGCCGACAGCTTTGTGGCTAACCCGATCAGCGGCACCACTCAACCGGTCGGCACCATGGTGCAGACTCATGGCCAGGCAGGGGCGCCCACCCTGGTGTCCTCGCCGAGACCCAGCATCCTACGCAAAAAGCCTACCACCGAAAGGTGAGAGGCAAAGACGTTTGCCAGATCTTAATGTCCACATTTTTGGTACTTTTTCTTCTGTTTATGTATATTGAAGTCGCAGTTGTTTACATAAAAATTAGGGGAAACGACAAGACACTGTATACATAAATGTTCCATGTCATTTATTGCATTTGGTCTGGATCTActccaggtgtcaccaacatttttgagggtgagagcaacttcatgtgtaccgattgtgtgaagggctaccaaattgatacacgtctgaaataacatatttgtccaaaataccttcaataatatgaggatgtgttatttttaatacttgatgatttaaattgtcagactttgatcgtgtttcgaaatgtctcacagtactgccaatgtttgcattttaaaatcataatttctactagcaaatcacaatgtccaggcactggcgggctactcaagtggtcttcacgggctacctggtgcccgcgggcaccatgttggtgaccactgatctacTCCGTCATATTTCATGCCTATTGACATCTCATTTCCAATATTGACATAAGATGTAATTAAATACAGCTAATTTACATTTTGTTATATTCGCAGACAGTATAATATACCATATGTACatcatttttaatatatttctcatactttatttttttcattttcagttgtgtACGGAAGACCCTCATTTCCGCTCAGCCCAGTGAACCGAGCAGCATCAGAATTGAGAGCGGCGTGAGAGGGGCCAGTTCTCCCCGACCCGCGGGGTGAGCTTCAAACCATTCGAGCCTGGCTaaagcttagcttagcttttaGTATGGATATGTGATAGAgttgtgctgtggttgtgggAACTCGGTTAAGCTAACTGCATATGTGTTCAAATAGAGTTGCACTGAGTTCATATTAACTATTTAGAGTTAACTTTTAGGTAAAATACAGGGGTCATGTAGTCCTGGTAGCTGGCTAATGCTAACTTTAACTGTAAAAAAGAGTTGATGCTATAGTTGTGGTAACGGGCCAATGGTCACTGTAAATTCGAAGTGTGTTCGATCTGTGCGAGCCTGCTATAGTGAACTGTATGAAAAATACAGCTTTACTGTAGTCAACCAACTAACAATGAATATTTCAATGTGCCATGTGGCCATGCTAGCTAATTAATGATGACTGTAATTGTAAAATAGAGGTGCGCTAACTGGCTAATGCTGACGATGTAAATTACCACTGTATTCTGGCCGTGCTAGCTAGCTTAAgctaaatgctttaaaaaaatagagatgCTTTGTGGTTAGGTAACATTTTGTATATTAGAGGTAGAATTTTGTTATGTTAGCTTCCTAAAGCTAAAGCTTACCTGATCTGTAAAATAAAGGTGCGATGTGGTCGTGTTAACTACCCAAAGTTTAAACACTGTCCAAGGAAAACAGAGGTGAGCTAAC
Proteins encoded in this window:
- the sap130a gene encoding histone deacetylase complex subunit SAP130a, with amino-acid sequence MSSQQFPRHGLPASNPGGAPLMPTGGNLVPVSQPSNPQAGVEAADGNQQEHPPPGCGTNTAVFRDDKQETMVVRPYPQAQTHGQPQPAPQALPIQPGGPPVALPAPPVHLPQGQPAVLTDGQMKAVLKSPMPSRLIAPAPASNQGHIPMPSKVPGHMTSAPESSSATTLSIPVATISGQQGHASNLHQLMSANIQIIRGSGPTLQIGTPAVPPQTFTSHLPRGAAAAAVMSSSKTVLRPATGAGAGPGQPTVQHIIHQTIQSRPAVTTSTSVLPTVVAPISATRTQSPVISPTATHSAEVAHGRPGLTIHPPPASISIQRPQTSRDTATRITLPSHPAIGAQKPQPPHTMAQKPIFSTVTPVAAATVAPIVATNTVPSTTSIGSMPHTQMSSNTIVTMTMASHSSHATAVTTSAIPVAKVVPQPIAHSSSRVQPDYPGERANLIPIQGHRSSPNPVTMEPRSDNRPPVPVQFQYFLPTYSSSYPLTHTYTPISSSVSTIRQYPVTPQAPSNALPTQAGVGVATTVHLNHMQLMAVDRIGLPSAQISTQGIQPTPIATQGIQSAPIGVQGLHPGTAAIGAPGLQQGAGSAQQQQPPTEAKSGVVLADSFVANPISGTTQPVGTMVQTHGQAGAPTLVSSPRPSILRKKPTTESCVRKTLISAQPSEPSSIRIESGVRGASSPRPAGVKPKAEVHMAVAPPVMAAVDALPLPQGGEQQAMVASGAPHLAQGLPAILATPGPAPPSQPSAVLAALPAAIAVTPPTPASMANTVASPTQPAPSSTASCVASCPDVKVKHEVDTVNTSQPDSNANPALNAQSSTLNVPPTGDLIPGASPRKKPRKQQHVISTEESEMMETNSTDEEKAPGRPVTGRAERRESPPREYVDEEGVRYVPVRPRPPVTLLRHYRNPWKAAYHHFQRYSDIRVKEEKKGTLQDMANQRGVACRAQGWKIHLCAAQLRQLSSLEHDVYSRLSSLQEGLIPKKRASADDDLHRINELIQGNMQRCKLVMDQVTEARDTMMKVLEHKDKVLKLLNKNSSVKKSSKLKRKERA